gtctttttcttctctctctctgcatcgaTCTCCTCTGCTATCTTCTCCTATATTCTTTGTTAAGGATGATTcggttttggtttttataatttttttttttttttttaaaagttgcgggggggtttttttttttttgggggaacattGATTTTGGGGTTTGAAAAGGGCATTTTAACccatttttcgggggaaaaaatccctTAGGGCAAggggccaaatttaaaaaaccttttttttttttttttttttaacccttaaaaaaaccctttccccctttttacctttggttttttggctttttttttttaaaacctttaaactcctcccctaaaaaaaaaacccccctatatTTTTTGTAACCGCAATGATCTTAGATGCGAtgcgaaaaggggaaattttctgatattaataataacttcaactcatctttttcttccaaaataaaatacattacctCTAAACTGGGGCACTGTTGTCAGGGGTCCGGGAGTCTGGGCTAAAACTGCAAACCTTTTTCagagggtttttttccttttttccttcacttctcttccccGGCCATTGTTTTTCGCCCctctccggattttttttttctcttttctctcttttcttctttctttttgatcatttttttttttttttttttgaaaatttgcatCGATATACAATTATGCGATTGTGTTAGGGCTACCAAATTTTGTATGGGGTCTATGGAACTTctgtaatttaatttttcttatgtGTCCTCTGTTAAAATACTTCCTCCATACAAAGATTAACTGGGACCTTATGAGATAACATCCTGCAGGAGCTAGTAGTATTTGTGTCTTCTATAGATTTTCTGCTTGTCTTCACAGTCAgttagtttttgtttgttctttgataTGAATATGAACATCACGCCTCACGGCATCATGTTATCAGTATTGGTAAGACAAGTTGGGGttaaattatttactttatttgttcAGGCTATGGATACCTTGCTCCTGGAGCTATCTTTCTCATCCATCCAAGTTTTGTGCCTTTACTTTCTTTGATGGATTATAGGTAACAGTTCTCCCCCACAGGTTATTTTTCCCTTACCATCATTCATTGTCTTTGTTACCTCAGGGTTAAAGGGGGTATATTATCGTAATGTATAGCTCTCAAAGTGCAACTTTATATATTGGAAATTTCCTCCAACAGTGTTTCACTGCCCTTCCCAAGTATCTAATCTCCTGTCACAGGCTTGTTATTGTGAAAATACCTTTCATATTGGACCTTCTACtcatgtttttaattgttttaactgCAGCATTATGGTAGCTCTCACAACTGTTTGCATCTAACTCATGCATTATGCtatttctaaaatattaaaactaaaaaacaagaaaatcttcACCCATGTataaaatacaaactaacacttacacaaaaagttttgaaaagtgtttaAATTTGCTTCCATCCTTCCAGCTTTGTATCACAccctaaacattattttattcatatctataaaaaCGACAtcctctatcattatcatgatcctaGCTTTGTCTTTGAGTATTTTCCTTTATAACAatgttttgggaattatttttttcttttaaattttttttctttgttttactttaagAATAAGGGGTCTTCCCCTCCCGTTAGGGGTTCTAATACTGAAAAGTCacttccctttgggttttaaaattcNNNNNNNNNNNNNNNNNNNNNNNNNNNNNNNNNNNNNNNNNNNNNNNNNNNNNNNNNNNNNNNNNNNNNNNNNNNNNNNNNNNNNNNNNNNNNNNNNNNNTCATGACTAACATAGAAGGAGGGGGGTATAATAACTTATGAAATTAttgggaaaacacaaagaaaaattattCCCTTAGGTAAGGTAAATGAGAGAAGTATTAAAGACCCTTTTTCTATATAAGCAAAGGGGGAAGAATCTCTCTAAATATCAGCTCACCATTATTGAGAACATCAGGCTGTGAGAAATGAAGGCGTGGGTATGCAGCATTATTTGACACAATGTTTGGGAACCTCTGAGAGATGTAAGGGAAAGTGTAATGGACGGCTTTGTTGGGTGGAACTGACGGCATTGCTGCAAACATGTCCAATTCCTCTTCCATGATCCCATCTTCTTTGGTTGAACTCTGGCCTGGTGAGGATGAGAGAAATACAGTCTATATGTTATTGGCTACAAAGGACATATAATTCATTTTAacaaaaccatatattatatacaactttTATAAACACTACAGCTATAAATTTgatcataatatagataaatatgagcCAAATGTATCAATTCTggataaacaaaggaaaactaTACAGCTTGATCCTGCTCACCTAATATAAGTAAAGCTTTGGTATTGTTGTGTATTATCATTTGTGGTGAAGGATCTTCTTGGACCACCATCTTTGTCTGTCCTTGATACTTGTGGGAGGTCACCAAGAAGGACCGATTAAGAATTGGACTCTCTTGGTCATCTGGCAGTGTGAATGTCATTCTCTGGTCTGGGGGATTATCCCTCACCACCACTGGATGTGCCTGATATCCATTCTGACCTATCTGTATGCAGCAAAGTTCCTCATCTGAACTGGAAGCACCAGGATCCTTGAGAATGTGCCACATTAGGAGGGGGACTTCTTTCAGCTCAGCCGTAGCTGGTTTTGAGGCTAAGTCCAGGGCTGGCAGAGACACTGGGAGCTGCACCTTGATGTCACCAGCATAGACATACATTGAGCGGATGGTCAATTCCTCTTGGGTGTTGTTGGTGATGGAGTAAGTGGGAAGGAGGTGCAAGATCTGTATGTTCTCCTCATAACTGGACAATACTGTGATCAAGTATACTTTATCTTGTGTCAAGATGCGCAAGTTTGTAAAACCTTCACGTGGTATCCTTCCTTCAAATTTTAGGCTGTACCACCTGTCTTCTTTGGACAACTGCAATGGCACAGTGTGGTACTGCTGATCATTATCAACTACCCCAATTGTAAAAAGTCCATCTAGCTTGGGAGGAGCAAATACAGCACCAGGGGGCACAAACCAGCAGCTTGTTGACTCGTGTTCACGCAAAGCAATTTCTATACCTGAGTGGTTGATCATGAGAGCCCAAGGTCTTATATCCACCAAGAGAGTATTGCACTGAGAATAAATACCAGAGAATCCAACCTGTGGAAAGCACATGATATTAAAAAAACTGATTATTACCAATTATAAAGgttcttaaaaaaatattaatttttataaaataaagataaagaaaaatagaaaatatgcaTACCTGCAAGTCAATTTTAGGCTGATCAGCAAAGAGAACATCCCCCATGAAGTTAGAAGTATCTACATAAGGCCAACGTTCTTCTGGGCCATCAAATAAATTCTGAAGATACTGTGATATGTCCACAGGTTCTTGAGAATGGGATAGTCGCATctgatatatataaaccaaagaaattagtacaaataaaatgaaaagggagaattaagagcattcatataataaatatcaatcaACATAATTCAAGGTACAattcctctctattttctatgatttgcaattttaaataatcaataagaGGTGAAAGAAAAGGCTTTATCAACTTGATAGGACATCACCATGAAATGTAAATCATTTTAGGTTGTAGTCTTGTAAAAGATAATTAAGAAATTAACAAGCCATTCTTATTCTTCAGTTTGAAAAACAAGTTCCATTTGCAGTAGCAGATTCTTTTCCAGGGAAACTTGGGATTAGAAGAGATGCTGGTACTTCAGCCCAAAACATGGATGCATGGCAACTAAGTGCAATGATCTGCATCAATACAGGTAAAATGAAGTAGAAACTGGAGGTAAATGTTCTAGTTTGAGAGGACCTTCAGCCACCATATCACGTCAGTGTCCAGAAAACATCTAGGCACTCCACCCACCTGGTCAGCCATGGCTCTTGAAAGGGGAATGGGTGGACTTGAAACCTCTAACTCTGGGTTTAATTGGAATGTCAGCTGATGTGTGATGCCACCATCGCACtgtagtgtatgtgtttttcCACGCCCCTTCACCACAACCTGGAATTCAGTGAATGATGCTCTCTTTTAGATAAgtgctttagaaaaaaagaatgttaatACACATCATGCTATAAATTTTATGGGTAACAGAAGCTGATATCCAATTTCCTATCTTTTACCTGATGTGAAGTGTGATTGCTTGGAGTGTTGACATGGAGAATCAGTGGCCGAGGAAGATGGGACCTGACCATGTACTGTGGGCTGAATACCACCAAGAGTCTCCACACAGAGCCTACTCTCTGCCTCAGCACACGACACCATGAAATGAggctctctcccttcatcttcaaGGGAATCTTCACCAGGAGGGAGTCCTTTGTCCGCTCATATGACAAAGGAATCTCCCCTGACCATATAGTCTGGTTTCCCATCAGTCGGACTCGTATTCCATGGGCCTCACCAATGTAAGATGGGGCTACAAACTTGCTTTGAAGCATGTGTGTCGCTGCATGTTTGGGTGAATCTTTTTCCTTGCCTGGCTCAATGATTCTGAATTCCAAATGTTCATTGAGGCAGTTGGCTATGGAAAGCAGTCCTGAGAATGTGACAAGCTTCTGGGTTGGCGACAAGTTCTCTAGGGCTACCATGAAGTGAATGTGATAATTTTCATGGTGAATTGTACGTATCTGAGAAACAAAAGCCACTTGTTTAATATTGCCAAATAAGGTTGTTATTTTCGCATGAATGCTGCtatgttatatttcttttatgttcAGAATCACTTCCATTAGAGctcttaatggaaaaaaaaaacatttaccattTCTAATAATTAATAGTACACTTACCTGATACCCTTCTGTGTCCAGCATAAATGGGTCACACCATTTCCACTtgcctccctccacacacacatgcagtaaTGGTGGGTATTTGTGACTCCTCCAGGAATAAAGGTGGATTCCTCTGGAGCCAAGGAGTATATTCTCATCTGTCCCTACTTGCCCAAACCTTATAGTCTCCAGTGTATCATTGCATATAAGATAATTGGTCATAAATATCACAGGGGATTTCTTGAGGAGGGCCAAGTTCGGCCCACATGCTACATCTGAAACTGTGGCTGACACCTGCAGCCAACTCTCATAGGCGACATTCAATGTGTGGATAATGGACTGGTTTACATGGATGAACATTGGTTTGACTGTGATTATAGAGTCAATGCAATTAGGTTTATCTGGTCCCTCAGCATCTTGGGTGACAAGACTTGCTTCAATAAATGTTGGTTCCAGAAGACAACTGTTGGTTAAGAAGCTGTAGCTAAGCACATCAGTTCGCACAGATCCCCCTACCTGTACATGAGCTGCTGAGGCCCAAGAATATGTGCGCATAAATGCATTCTCTAAGGTAAAAGTAAGGAAGGGCTGTTCTTCAGGAGCTAATCTATCTAAAGTGAAAAATCTAAGCTCTTTGGGCAGTTTATTTCCAGTCAGGGCAAGATGATTGTAAAGAGTTACCTGTGCCTGCCCAACAGACACCACAGCCTGAGTTCTGGGCAATAAGTCCACAGAAAACATAGAATCTACCCGCATACATGCAGCCAAGGCTCCTGGGGACACTATAATTTTCCCATCATGTGAGTCACTATCTTCTTCCCTGAAATCTATACACACTCTCCACATAGATGATACTGCAATATGTTGTTTTTCATAGAAACTTGGCAGATCTAGCTGGCAGAACTTTGACTCTGACAACTGGAACTGGCGATATGTTATGAAAGTGTCACGTAGTGAATCAAAGTACTGAAGGGCACACAAGACTTGATCTTTGTCTTGGGCATCTGCCATTGTGCTAAACTCAGATGCAGCAACAAATGGAACAGGATAAATGTCAACTCTGGTCAGTGTCCGAGGTTCTGGGTAGCACCAGACCATGGTCCCTGCCATCTTGTCAAACACAACTTGGTAAGGCTTTGGATCCTCAAGTGCTAGACTCACGTACTGGAAAATTCCAGCACGTAAGTCATCCTGGTACAGAATGTCATGTGGATGCTCTTCCTTCTTGGCTGGCTTGACCTGCTTCACCTCTATTATTTCTTCACTTTCACTGTTCATGAATGTTGATATGTGCTGCCATAGGTCCATGAAGCAAAATAAATGTTCTGGGCCCAAGTCCACCATTATGGTTTCTGTATCAATTCTTATTTCTACATAAGGCTGAGTACTCCATTGGAGCCATAGCAGCTTCAGTTCCCCAGATACTGTCCATGGCTTAAGGAAAGTTTGAAGTTTTTGAGAATGATAGATTGATTTCATGTGCAAATCTAGGATATCTGCATTGATGGTGATTTCTGAGATGATGTCCAGTCTTGCATCCTGGGGCTGGGATGCTCTTTTGCGGGTGGTAGAAGTGCGGAACTTTATTCCAGATATGCTACAGTGAAGTTCTGTCTTAGCTTTGTGTGGCTTCATCACTTCACAGTTGACCACAACCTGGTTTGTCACCACGGATATGCTGTCAAAGTTGGACAGAGCTTGACGCAGAATCTCTGGAGAAGAGGTCTCTTGGGAGTCCAAGGAGCTGTCTGGCTTTGGAACTGGCTTTGCGTCATGTGAGGAGATCACTCCCAGCACTGGAGTGACTTTAGACATGCTGCTCATAACATGGATCACTTGCTGCCAACGACTCTCACTTAGGTACAGGCGGACTGGCCTTCCAACTTCAATATTTATGCACGCTGAAATAATTGACATTGATCAAAAACTCCTTTTATAAAGTTTATGTAAATACTAGTATCCTGAGATAATCTACATTTCTTATCCATTTGTACAGATTTTTATTAAATACTGCAAATATGAAAGTTAAGTTAACATGGCTGGCTGATATTTCATATTGAGAAACACATATACTCAAACTTAATATCCTAttacacagacaaagacaaagaaactcTTTGCTTACCAGGCTTGTGTAGGAAATCTGTAGCAGAAATAACTAACAGAGCAGGAGGAATGCCAGTTTTGAGATGAGGATCTCCTGGCCGTGTCTCAAGCCATGATGTAGTATAGTCTTCTGCACTTGGCAGCTGTTTGGCTTCTGTGGCTGTAAAACAGTtgcataataaacataaaaattagtGTCACAAAATCATGACTATCTACACATCATGCTCATTTATATACCATAAAAACAGAATTTGCAATTTTCCTCATTATCCTGCGATATCATGATCactacaaaataaaatcaataaaccaataatttaatacatatctTCTTACCTTTCACAGAAAACCCTTTTGGAACACTTCGCAGTATGAAGTTGAAACAAGATATGTCTAGCTTTTGTTTTAATGGCTGACAAGATAAGAAAGCATGAGGCTGGGAAACCACCACATAGAGAAGGGGTCGAATGCGTGGCTGAGTGAggttcactcctcccccctcacatACTGATCCTTCCTCTGAACCCTCATACCTGCAattgatatgaaaaatatgaatacatgcaAAATAAAGTCCTCATATACACATCTGCATTTGTACactaattatactaccattaactTATATCCTATGGAAGATGTGGGATTCATGTCATGGCTGACATGGTCGTGGCTCTGGGTGACATGTTGTTCATGTCATGTTTGACTTAGACGGCTCCAGGCAATGGGTCACTCATGTCATGTTACGATAATGTGTGCATTACATTttaggctgtttttttttataaggaaccCTCATGCCCACACATATCATACCCTAGGGCACTGCCTGAGGGAGACCAGGATATATAATGCTATGATTGGCTAATGTTTTGTATAAAGGGCAAATTTTAGCACATAAATCATTTGCCTGCCATCCATGGGAGATGCTGCATACTAAAACATAATGTTTTCTTGCTACTAATGTGAACCTGTAAGTAACTTTCAATCTTGTTTATGAGATCTGCCTCTGTGTGTCAACTACTCATATTGTCTCTTGGCACTCTGCCAGAGTGAGTGTCTTGAAGTTTGacactaaaagaaaaattataggtTTGGAACTAGTAGCAATGCAACTCACCAGGAAATGAAGAGGCAAAGATTACTAAAAATGTTGCACTCTTACAAAAACATTAGCATCATCTGCTTTATATTATCTGCTAAAATTTTCAAACTTAGCAACTGAGTTCTTTCGCAGTGCCCTAGGGTATGATAGTGTGGGCATGAGggttccttataaaaaaaaaacagcctaaaATTTAATGCACACATTATCGTAACATGACATGAGTGACCCATTGCATGGAGCGTCTAAGTCAAACATGATTTTGAACAACATGTCACCAGAGCCACGACCATGTCGCCATGACATGAATCCCACATCTTCCATAGGATATAagttaatggtagtataattagtGTACAATGCAGATGTGTATATGAGGACTTTATTtgcatgtattcatatttttcatatcaatTGCAGGTATGAGGTTCAGAGGAAGAGacagttggggaggggggaggagtaaacCTCACTCAGCCAGCATTCGACCCCTTCTCTATGTGGTGGTTTCCCAGCCTCATGCTTTCTTATCTTGTCAGCCATTAAAACAAAAGCTAGACATATCTTGTTTAAACTTCATACTGCGAAGTGTTCCAAAAGGGTTTTCTGGAAAGGTAAGAAGAATGTATTAAATTAttggttattgattttatttgtaGTGATCATTTTATCGCAGGATAATGAGAAAATTGCAAatctgtttttatgtatataaatgagcaTGATGGTAGATAGTCATGATTTTGGACACTAATTTTAGTTATTAGCAACTGTTTTACAGCACAGAAGCCAAACAGCTGCCAAGTGCAGAAGACTTTACTACATCATGGTTTGAGACACGGCCAGGAGATCCTTCATCTCAAAACTGGCATTTCCTGCTCGTTGGGTTATTTCTGCTAAAGAAGTTCCTACAGAACCTGGTAAGCAAAGAGTTTGCTTTGTTTTGTCGTGTGTAATAGGATATTAAAGTTTGGGAGTATATGTGTTTCTCAATAGAAATAACAGCCAGCCAGTTAATTTACTTTCATGTTGCAGTATTTAATTAAAAATCTGTACAAAGGATAAGAAATGTAGATATATCAGTGTGCTAGTATTACATAAACTTTATAAAAGCAGTTTTGATCAAGTCAAATTTCCAGCTGTTTAAATATTGAGTGGAAAGCCAGTCGTGTACCTAAGTGAGAGTGTTGGACAGCAAGTGATCAGTTATGAGCAGAGGCTAAATTCAATTCCCAGGAGCTGGGAGTGATCATTCTACGGGGACGCATATGCCAGTTCCAAACCCTAGGGGACAGCTCCATTGGAACTCAAGAGACCTCTTCTCCAGAGATTCTGCTCAAGAGCTCTGTCCACTTTGACAGATATCCTGGAAAACCAGGTTTGGTCACACTTGTGAATGATGAATGCCACAACAAAGCTAAGACAGAACTTCACTGTAGCATTTCTGGAATAAAGTTGCGCACGTTCTACCACCCGCCAAAAGAAGCATCCACCCAGGATGCTAGACGGACCATCATTCAGAAATCACCTCAATGCAGATATCCAGATTCCCACATGCAATCATACCTATCCATTATCCAAAACTTCAAACTTTCCCTTAAGCCATGGGACAGTATCTGGCGGAACGAAGTGCTTGGCTCCAAGAATATCACCTTGATGTAGAAATAATCAATTGAAATACAGAGACTATAAGGTTTTGGACTTGGGACAGAACAATTATTTGCTCATGGACCTATGGAGCACATATCAACATTCATGAACAGTGAAAGTGAAGAAATAATAGGGTGACACAACCCGGCCAAGAAGGGAAGAGCAATTCCAGATGGACATTTGTTACCAGGTGACTTACTGAATGATTTGCAGTACGTGAGTCTAGCACTTGAGGACAAAGCTTACCAATTGTTTGGACAAGATTGACAGGGACTTTGTTGGTGTCCCAGAATCGGACACTGACCAGAGTGACATTATCCTGTTCCATTTTTCCAGGGTTTAGCACAAGGAGAATGCCCAACAAAGATCAATCTTGGTGCCCTTTCCAGTACATTGATTCAATACGTGGACATTCATAAACATTAGCCAGTTCCAGTTGTCAGAGTCAAAGTTGCAGCTAGATTGCCAATGCTTCATGAAAAACAAATATTGCAGTCCATCTATTGGGAGATGGTATAGATTCAGGGAAAAGATAGGTGACTCAATGAGGGACAATAGTGTCCCCGGGGGCCTTGATGATGTATGCGGGGTAGATTCTATGTGTCTGTGGCTTATTCCCAGAAAGGCTGTGTGTCTGTGGCAGCCACAGGTAATGTTTACAACATCTTGCCCTGACTTCGAAATAAACTGCCCAAAGGGAAAGTTAGAATTTTTCACTTTACATAGATTAGCTCCTGAAGAACACACTTCCTTAACCTTACCAAAAAGAGAAGCATTATGCCACATATTCGTTGGGCTCAGGAGCTCATGTACAGGTAGGGGATCAGTGCGATGATGGCATAGCACAGCTTCTTAACCACATTTGGGGTCTTCAACCAACCATTTT
This window of the Penaeus monodon isolate SGIC_2016 chromosome 39, NSTDA_Pmon_1, whole genome shotgun sequence genome carries:
- the LOC119597509 gene encoding vacuolar protein sorting-associated protein 13B-like (The sequence of the model RefSeq protein was modified relative to this genomic sequence to represent the inferred CDS: added 68 bases not found in genome assembly) — translated: MVGEGGLNIQAADTSLFGYMGFVHSISKRDSFTRRLGSWYDLVSVKGGRPRSSSGERLRVMGENPALEWNNYDPTQDNKDTDIILHPFIARFDSRIIAAPAIVYRGVEGEDGVSSPTLVAGHSLEINATSDIDLHISLPQICLLQDIVEDTTRLITQMIASGRQGQASQMPLDIQDSGVDCDISSVELSKGMASLKSTGSSGSWSFVPLELLVTGGKITASIFDRGILEEGQKLSVKGWQRSKLEQRAKKRERELVAEAASTESEPSPKRLPQNRQRTLPRDTGVETPSEKEVEDGYEGSEEGSVCEGGGVNLTQPRIRPLLYVVVSQPHAFLSCQPLKQKLDISCFNFILRSVPKGFSVKATEAKQLPSAEDYTTSWLETRPGDPHLKTGIPPALLVISATDFLHKPACINIEVGRPVRLYLSESRWQQVIHVMSSMSKVTPVLGVISSHDAKPVPKPDSSLDSQETSSPEILRQALSNFDSISVVTNQVVVNCEVMKPHKAKTELHCSISGIKFRTSTTRKRASQPQDARLDIISEITINADILDLHMKSIYHSQKLQTFLKPWTVSGELKLLWLQWSTQPYVEIRIDTETIMVDLGPEHLFCFMDLWQHISTFMNSESEEIIEVKQVKPAKKEEHPHDILYQDDLRAGIFQYVSLALEDPKPYQVVFDKMAGTMVWCYPEPRTLTRVDIYPVPFVAASEFSTMADAQDKDQVLCALQYFDSLRDTFITYRQFQLSESKFCQLDLPSFYEKQHIAVSSMWRVCIDFREEDSDSHDGKIIVSPGALAACMRVDSMFSVDLLPRTQAVVSVGQAQVTLYNHLALTGNKLPKELRFFTLDRLAPEEQPFLTFTLENAFMRTYSWASAAHVQVGGSVRTDVLSYSFLTNSCLLEPTFIEASLVTQDAEGPDKPNCIDSIITVKPMFIHVNQSIIHTLNVAYESWLQVSATVSDVACGPNLALLKKSPVIFMTNYLICNDTLETIRFGQVGTDENILLGSRGIHLYSWRSHKYPPLLHVCVEGGKWKWCDPFMLDTEGYQIRTIHHENYHIHFMVALENLSPTQKLVTFSGLLSIANCLNEHLEFRIIEPGKEKDSPKHAATHMLQSKFVAPSYIGEAHGIRVRLMGNQTIWSGEIPLSYERTKDSLLVKIPLKMKGESLISWCRVLRQRVGSVWRLLVVFSPQYMVRSHLPRPLILHVNTPSNHTSHQVVVKGRGKTHTLQCDGGITHQLTFQLNPELEVSSPPIPLSRAMADQMRLSHSQEPVDISQYLQNLFDGPEERWPYVDTSNFMGDVLFADQPKIDLQVGFSGIYSQCNTLLVDIRPWALMINHSGIEIALREHESTSCWFVPPGAVFAPPKLDGLFTIGVVDNDQQYHTVPLQLSKEDRWYSLKFEGRIPREGFTNLRILTQDKVYLITVLSSYEENIQILHLLPTYSITNNTQEELTIRSMYVYAGDIKVQLPVSLPALDLASKPATAELKEVPLLMWHILKDPGASSSDEELCCIQIGQNGYQAHPVVVRDNPPDQRMTFTLPDDQESPILNRSFLVTSHKYQGQTKMVVQEDPSPQMIIHNNTKALLILGQSSTKEDGIMEEELDMFAAMPSVPPNKAVHYTFPYISQRFPNIVSNNAAYPRLHFSQPDVLNNAESEEVLWSXGMGQFSSIMISL